In Streptomyces capitiformicae, one genomic interval encodes:
- a CDS encoding helix-turn-helix transcriptional regulator — MTCQDDHARWSEAEVREDYRLVLVCRGRFRRRVAGAAADIDSTMAYVGVPGEEEHFAHPAGGDDCTSISLTPALWHVMAGDVARLATQNVYVDARLDLTHRRLLATARTGDVDYTLTEELLGLLATTVRQVVSGPTPLSAQAQGNQAALVAAARQAITEGHPASNGLLPLAEVLGVSPYRLSRSFSRELGVSVTQYRNRVRIGRALDRLEEGENSLGALAADLGFADQAHMSRTIRQYLGRTPTALRRLLAPRTP, encoded by the coding sequence GTGACATGCCAGGACGACCATGCGCGCTGGTCGGAGGCCGAAGTACGTGAGGACTACCGGTTGGTGCTCGTGTGCCGTGGCCGGTTCCGCAGGCGCGTAGCCGGAGCCGCCGCCGACATCGACTCGACAATGGCCTACGTCGGCGTGCCGGGTGAGGAAGAGCACTTCGCCCATCCCGCCGGAGGCGACGACTGCACATCCATTAGCCTGACGCCGGCGCTCTGGCACGTCATGGCCGGCGACGTCGCGCGCCTGGCCACCCAGAACGTGTACGTCGATGCCCGCCTCGACCTCACCCATCGCCGGCTCCTGGCGACCGCGCGGACCGGAGACGTCGACTACACGCTGACCGAAGAATTGCTCGGCCTGCTCGCCACCACCGTCCGCCAAGTCGTCTCAGGGCCCACACCACTCAGCGCACAAGCCCAGGGAAACCAAGCGGCTCTCGTTGCGGCGGCACGCCAGGCGATCACCGAAGGCCACCCGGCCTCGAACGGACTGCTCCCGCTCGCAGAAGTGCTGGGCGTCTCGCCCTACCGCCTGAGCCGATCCTTCAGCCGCGAACTGGGGGTGTCCGTGACCCAATATCGCAACCGCGTCCGCATCGGCCGCGCCCTCGACCGCCTGGAGGAGGGCGAGAACAGCCTCGGCGCCCTCGCCGCAGACCTCGGCTTCGCCGACCAGGCGCACATGAGCAGGACCATACGCCAGTACCTGGGCCGTACACCGACGGCACTGCGACGCCTGCTCGCCCCTCGGACACCTTGA
- a CDS encoding VOC family protein has translation MPALAEFTAVVIDCADPAMLAEFYRKATGWEITYSDQDFASLGNGGRMQIAFVRIEGYQAPGWPDARKHAHLDFTVTDLESTAKELLALGAAKPEFQTGEGKWVVLTDPEGHPFCLTTGD, from the coding sequence ATGCCCGCTCTCGCGGAGTTCACCGCGGTCGTCATCGACTGCGCAGATCCGGCCATGCTCGCCGAGTTCTACAGGAAGGCCACCGGCTGGGAAATCACCTACAGCGACCAGGACTTCGCCTCCCTGGGCAACGGCGGTCGAATGCAAATCGCCTTCGTGCGCATCGAGGGCTACCAGGCGCCGGGCTGGCCTGACGCCCGCAAGCACGCGCACCTCGACTTCACCGTCACCGACTTGGAGAGCACCGCCAAGGAACTGCTCGCCCTCGGGGCAGCAAAGCCCGAGTTCCAGACCGGCGAGGGCAAGTGGGTGGTGCTCACCGATCCCGAGGGGCACCCGTTCTGCCTCACCACCGGCGACTGA
- a CDS encoding SRPBCC family protein, with translation MGGAHRSRGAPVLPHHRRLTTRKTGETTLAHIHKEFLIASAPDNVWAALRDVSGIHRRLAPGFVTDTRLEADTRVVTFANGVVVHELLVDIDDETRRVAYAVIGGSLAPKHHHASMQVFAGGEDHSRFVWISDVAPDDLAGPIAEMVDQGARVIKQTLETQATADN, from the coding sequence GTGGGTGGTGCTCACCGATCCCGAGGGGCACCCGTTCTGCCTCACCACCGGCGACTGACCACCCGGAAAACAGGAGAGACCACCCTGGCTCACATCCATAAAGAATTCCTGATCGCGAGCGCCCCCGACAACGTCTGGGCGGCACTCCGCGACGTCAGCGGGATACACCGGCGCCTGGCACCCGGCTTCGTCACGGACACGCGTCTCGAGGCGGATACCAGAGTCGTGACCTTCGCCAACGGCGTCGTGGTGCACGAGCTTCTCGTTGACATCGACGACGAAACCCGTCGGGTCGCTTATGCGGTGATCGGCGGGTCACTGGCCCCCAAGCACCACCACGCGTCGATGCAGGTCTTCGCGGGCGGCGAGGACCACAGTCGGTTCGTCTGGATCAGCGATGTGGCACCGGACGACCTCGCGGGCCCTATCGCTGAGATGGTCGACCAGGGAGCACGCGTCATCAAGCAGACGCTGGAGACCCAAGCCACTGCGGACAACTGA
- a CDS encoding squalene/phytoene synthase family protein — MQRDVDFRDFATYAELRQWATQMTGSPAYGVMWAMAGTELTEAQSLVREFAELCQLSDVLCDLSEDLDDGRLYLPLEDLDQLGVHPADVKAKRWTPAMADLIAFEAARVRDRLPALAAELEHTPVGTFAQAFGEHCRLLLAGVLAAGQDVLHRPVQPPMGDFLNAWRPLMRDVIPC, encoded by the coding sequence ATGCAGCGCGACGTCGACTTCCGCGACTTCGCCACCTACGCGGAACTGCGCCAGTGGGCCACGCAGATGACCGGCAGCCCGGCCTACGGGGTCATGTGGGCCATGGCTGGCACCGAACTCACGGAAGCGCAGTCGCTGGTGCGTGAGTTCGCCGAACTTTGCCAGTTGTCCGACGTGCTGTGCGACCTGTCGGAGGACCTCGACGACGGCCGCCTCTACCTCCCTCTTGAGGATCTCGACCAGCTCGGGGTGCACCCCGCGGACGTCAAGGCCAAACGGTGGACACCGGCCATGGCTGACCTCATCGCGTTCGAAGCCGCGCGCGTCAGGGACCGGTTGCCCGCCCTGGCCGCTGAACTGGAACACACCCCCGTCGGCACCTTCGCCCAGGCATTCGGCGAGCATTGCAGGCTGCTCCTGGCCGGCGTGCTGGCCGCAGGCCAGGACGTGCTCCACCGGCCGGTCCAACCACCCATGGGTGACTTCCTCAATGCGTGGCGCCCCCTGATGCGCGACGTCATCCCCTGCTGA
- a CDS encoding polyprenyl synthetase family protein, translating into MPIAVTPVGGTHIPLLEAELLRWVGSGDSLLEVACLDALFPPGKLLRPILCMESAKAVGGDMNQVLAFAAGIECLHVASLIHDDIIDQDPVRRGRASTAEQYGLAEALVAGDGLSMAGIAAMLSGGPAERVLHAARVTVDALRHMCQGIMRETGIRGDLTCGVPAVLNVMQAKTAALTGAACQAGAILAGATLEQDRALRRYGEQLGMAFQIRDDLLPYTAEDQITGKTAISDVANLQPTLPVLLAYEVADKADRDRLTTVFHGDTDPVTAHRDILAVLTRTGALTKAAQMASSRAEQAHVALTGLPDALRLAELATSAADRQR; encoded by the coding sequence ATGCCCATCGCCGTGACCCCAGTCGGGGGCACACACATTCCGCTCCTGGAGGCTGAGCTGCTGCGCTGGGTGGGCAGCGGCGACAGCCTGCTGGAGGTAGCCTGCCTGGACGCTTTGTTCCCCCCGGGCAAGCTCCTTCGCCCCATCCTGTGTATGGAGTCCGCCAAAGCCGTCGGCGGTGACATGAACCAGGTGCTGGCGTTCGCGGCCGGCATCGAATGCCTGCACGTCGCCAGCCTCATCCACGACGACATCATCGACCAGGACCCGGTACGCCGCGGGCGGGCCTCCACCGCCGAGCAGTACGGCCTCGCCGAGGCCCTGGTAGCAGGTGACGGACTGTCGATGGCCGGAATTGCGGCCATGCTCAGCGGCGGCCCCGCCGAGCGCGTACTGCACGCAGCACGGGTCACCGTCGATGCCCTGCGTCACATGTGCCAGGGCATCATGCGCGAAACCGGAATCCGCGGCGACCTGACCTGCGGGGTACCCGCCGTCCTGAACGTCATGCAAGCCAAGACCGCCGCTCTGACCGGCGCCGCCTGCCAGGCCGGCGCCATCCTGGCCGGAGCAACCCTGGAGCAGGACCGAGCCCTACGCAGGTACGGAGAACAGCTCGGCATGGCCTTCCAGATCCGTGACGACCTGCTCCCCTACACCGCCGAGGACCAGATCACCGGCAAGACAGCCATCAGCGACGTCGCCAACCTGCAGCCCACCCTGCCCGTCCTGCTCGCCTACGAAGTGGCCGACAAAGCCGACCGCGACCGCCTGACCACCGTATTCCACGGCGACACCGACCCCGTCACCGCACACCGAGACATCCTCGCCGTGCTGACACGCACCGGCGCCCTCACCAAGGCGGCCCAGATGGCATCCTCCCGCGCCGAACAAGCACACGTTGCACTCACCGGCCTGCCGGACGCCCTGCGCCTCGCCGAACTGGCCACATCAGCAGCCGACCGTCAGCGCTGA
- a CDS encoding chitinase — MRGFFRCRGHAGSLAPGHISIGLFAVPAVLVFVVLAGLSALALPSVLKTEHRTDQVPPASGAGPRFAPYVNAWATAPTPPGVKDLILSFIVADDGRCKPEWDADVPVAEPRVRDRIAATRRAGGDVRVSFGGADGTELATACTRVPQLIAAYGSVIDHYDLTEVDFDIEDEALSDPRARARRAEAIAELQRTHEGLDVSFTLPVLPTGLTDDGMALLTEARESGVRVSTVNIMTMNYGEALRGDMGGYAMQAATNAQAQVRTVLRLTDAAAWRALAVTPMVGVNDVAGEVFTLEDAAQLADFAADKRIGGLSMWSAERDRPCLGESKREPDHACSGVQQRPGAYTAALRRATEASA; from the coding sequence GTGAGGGGTTTCTTCCGCTGCCGCGGACACGCCGGCTCCCTTGCACCGGGACATATCTCCATCGGGCTGTTCGCTGTGCCTGCCGTGCTGGTGTTCGTGGTCCTGGCCGGGCTGTCGGCGCTCGCGCTGCCCTCGGTACTCAAGACCGAGCACCGAACAGATCAGGTCCCGCCCGCCTCCGGCGCGGGCCCCCGGTTCGCTCCGTACGTCAATGCCTGGGCGACCGCCCCCACGCCGCCAGGCGTCAAGGACCTGATCCTCTCCTTCATCGTGGCCGACGACGGCCGTTGCAAGCCGGAATGGGACGCAGACGTTCCCGTGGCCGAGCCCAGGGTGAGGGACCGTATCGCCGCCACCCGCCGGGCGGGTGGCGACGTTCGGGTCTCCTTCGGCGGTGCCGACGGAACGGAACTGGCGACGGCATGCACCCGAGTGCCCCAACTCATCGCCGCCTACGGCTCAGTGATCGACCATTACGACCTGACCGAGGTCGATTTCGACATCGAGGACGAGGCGCTCTCCGATCCCCGTGCCCGTGCCCGCCGCGCCGAGGCGATCGCCGAACTTCAGCGCACCCACGAGGGCCTTGACGTCTCCTTCACGCTGCCAGTCCTGCCGACCGGGCTCACGGACGACGGCATGGCCCTGCTGACCGAGGCCAGAGAAAGCGGCGTCCGGGTGTCGACCGTGAACATCATGACGATGAACTACGGTGAGGCGCTGCGCGGCGACATGGGCGGGTACGCGATGCAGGCGGCCACGAACGCCCAGGCTCAGGTGCGCACAGTGCTGCGCCTTACGGACGCGGCCGCATGGAGGGCTCTGGCCGTGACACCTATGGTGGGTGTCAACGACGTCGCCGGTGAGGTCTTCACCTTGGAGGACGCGGCCCAACTCGCCGATTTCGCCGCAGACAAGCGCATCGGTGGGCTGTCCATGTGGTCCGCCGAGCGCGACCGTCCGTGCCTCGGCGAATCGAAACGCGAGCCTGACCACGCCTGCAGCGGTGTCCAGCAGCGGCCCGGTGCGTACACGGCGGCGCTTCGACGTGCCACCGAGGCATCGGCCTGA
- a CDS encoding bifunctional polysaccharide deacetylase/glycosyltransferase family 2 protein, whose protein sequence is MLLNGYLRAEIGADPPGRGTSDSRGAVPGSTFPVFHRAVPRGAVSVGTPPRSRAFDAARLRAATARRGSYQRTVPEEVLTGGPVLTFAADGKVTSHRIPRNTIALTFDDGPDPEWTPKVLEVLRKHDVSGTFFVVGRMAARHPQLIRRILESGNEIGVHTFSHPDLGSHSTGRIDRELARTQLVLAGAAGVTSSLFRAPYTSYVTVLDDRDWAVTRYLGRKGYISTFIDKDSEDWRQLAAAKIVRNAMPKAGAGASVLFHDAGGDRAQTVRALGMYIKEMKRRGYVFTTVTGALSAPSAVHKAGTVRLWEGRAMVAAVSLTGAVMPALNVLLLAVGAAVIARFITMPVLAAWHHRSRNRRSWTWGPPVTEPVSVIVPAYNEKECIAHTITSLAASRHPIEIIVVDDGSTDGTADIAEAMKLPSVRVIRQRNAGKPAALNRGVANARHDLIVMMDGDTVFEPGTVGELVRPFADTRVGAVAGNAKVGNRNSVICAWQHIEYVMGFNLDRRMYDLLRCMPTIPGAIGAFRRTALVDAGGMSEDTLAEDTDITIALHRAGWRIVYAEHARAWTEVPNSVGQLWRQRYRWSYGTMQALWKHRRSVVDRGSSGRFGRVGMPLVVLFQILMPLFAPLIDLFMLYGIFFFDPVRSLAAWASVLLVQLLCALYAFKLDGERYRCLFLLPLQQIVYRQLMYLVLLHSCATAVTGARLPWQKLRRTGEVDAPPRPRVVTGQVPGNG, encoded by the coding sequence ATGCTGCTCAACGGCTATCTGCGCGCGGAGATCGGGGCCGACCCGCCCGGCCGGGGAACCAGCGACTCCCGTGGGGCGGTCCCCGGGAGTACGTTCCCCGTCTTTCACAGGGCCGTCCCCAGGGGAGCGGTCTCCGTGGGCACGCCCCCCAGGAGCCGAGCCTTCGATGCGGCGCGTCTCAGGGCCGCCACAGCGAGGAGGGGCTCCTACCAGCGGACGGTCCCCGAAGAAGTGCTCACCGGAGGCCCGGTCCTCACCTTCGCTGCCGACGGCAAGGTGACCAGCCACCGCATCCCCCGCAATACCATCGCACTGACCTTCGACGACGGACCGGATCCGGAGTGGACCCCGAAGGTGTTGGAGGTCCTGCGGAAGCACGACGTGTCTGGAACGTTCTTCGTGGTCGGCCGGATGGCAGCCCGGCATCCCCAACTGATCCGCCGGATTCTGGAGTCCGGCAACGAGATCGGCGTGCACACGTTCTCGCACCCCGACCTGGGATCCCACAGCACCGGGCGTATCGACCGCGAACTCGCGCGGACACAGCTGGTGCTGGCCGGCGCAGCCGGGGTCACCAGCTCGCTCTTCCGGGCCCCGTACACCTCCTACGTCACGGTGCTCGACGACCGCGACTGGGCGGTCACCCGGTATCTCGGACGCAAGGGGTACATCAGCACGTTCATCGACAAGGACAGCGAGGACTGGCGGCAGCTCGCGGCCGCGAAAATCGTGCGCAACGCCATGCCGAAGGCCGGCGCGGGCGCGTCCGTACTCTTCCACGACGCGGGGGGCGACCGCGCACAGACTGTCCGCGCCCTCGGCATGTACATCAAGGAGATGAAGCGTAGGGGTTACGTGTTCACCACCGTCACCGGGGCTCTCTCAGCCCCCAGCGCTGTGCACAAGGCCGGGACGGTGCGTCTGTGGGAAGGCAGGGCCATGGTCGCCGCGGTGTCGCTGACCGGCGCGGTGATGCCGGCGTTGAACGTCCTGCTGCTTGCCGTGGGCGCGGCGGTCATCGCCCGGTTCATCACGATGCCCGTCCTTGCGGCGTGGCACCACCGCTCACGCAACAGGCGGTCCTGGACCTGGGGGCCGCCGGTCACGGAGCCCGTGAGTGTGATCGTCCCGGCGTACAACGAGAAGGAGTGCATCGCCCATACGATCACTTCGCTGGCCGCGAGCCGCCACCCCATCGAGATCATCGTCGTGGACGACGGCTCCACGGACGGCACCGCCGACATCGCCGAGGCCATGAAGCTGCCCTCCGTACGCGTGATCCGGCAGCGCAACGCCGGCAAGCCCGCGGCCCTCAACCGCGGTGTGGCGAACGCCCGGCACGACCTGATCGTCATGATGGATGGCGACACGGTTTTCGAGCCCGGCACCGTCGGCGAGCTGGTCCGCCCGTTCGCCGACACCCGTGTGGGCGCGGTGGCGGGGAACGCCAAGGTCGGCAACCGGAATTCGGTGATCTGCGCCTGGCAACACATCGAGTACGTCATGGGCTTCAACCTGGACCGCCGGATGTACGACCTGTTGCGCTGCATGCCCACCATCCCCGGCGCCATCGGGGCCTTCCGTCGCACGGCGCTGGTCGACGCGGGCGGCATGAGCGAAGACACCCTCGCCGAGGACACCGACATCACCATCGCCCTGCATCGCGCGGGCTGGCGAATCGTCTATGCCGAACATGCCCGTGCCTGGACGGAAGTCCCAAACAGCGTAGGCCAGTTGTGGCGCCAGCGCTATCGCTGGTCCTACGGCACCATGCAGGCCCTCTGGAAACACCGCCGCTCGGTCGTCGACCGCGGATCGTCAGGACGCTTCGGCCGGGTCGGCATGCCGCTGGTGGTCCTCTTCCAGATCCTCATGCCTCTCTTCGCCCCGCTGATCGACCTGTTCATGCTCTACGGGATCTTCTTCTTCGACCCCGTGAGGTCGCTGGCGGCCTGGGCATCGGTCCTGCTCGTGCAGTTGCTGTGCGCACTGTACGCGTTCAAGCTCGACGGCGAGCGATACCGCTGTCTGTTCCTGCTGCCCCTGCAGCAGATCGTCTACCGACAGCTGATGTATCTTGTCCTGCTGCACTCCTGTGCCACAGCGGTCACCGGCGCCCGCCTTCCCTGGCAGAAACTGCGGCGCACCGGCGAGGTCGACGCGCCGCCCCGGCCGCGTGTCGTGACGGGGCAGGTTCCTGGCAACGGCTGA
- a CDS encoding DUF6192 family protein: MVNEAQQQKDEEAREAFHRDSPVAPTLRHIQRSIEFIELVGVFHALVTAAGGSSCG; encoded by the coding sequence CTGGTCAACGAGGCCCAGCAGCAGAAGGACGAGGAGGCACGCGAGGCCTTCCACCGCGACTCGCCCGTCGCCCCGACCCTGCGCCACATCCAGCGGTCGATCGAGTTCATCGAACTGGTCGGCGTCTTCCATGCTCTGGTCACAGCCGCCGGCGGATCGTCTTGCGGCTGA
- a CDS encoding DinB family protein, protein MIDEFAKDNLHGRLRRDREALLWKLDGLSEYDARRPLTATGTNLLGLVKHVASVEARYFGEVFDRPSPEPLPRWQDSDGSDLWATEDETRDQIIGFYRRTWEHSDATINELPLDAPGHVPWWPEPYADTNLFAVMVHVLGESIRHAGHADILREGLDGRTGLRAEHEKQIDEEARAAYCAKIELAARTAAPIKA, encoded by the coding sequence ATGATCGATGAATTCGCGAAGGACAACCTGCACGGGAGACTGCGGCGGGACCGCGAGGCGCTGCTCTGGAAACTCGACGGCTTGTCCGAATACGACGCCCGCCGACCTTTGACAGCGACCGGGACCAACCTCCTCGGCCTGGTCAAACACGTGGCCAGCGTCGAGGCCAGGTACTTCGGCGAGGTCTTCGACCGCCCTTCCCCGGAACCGCTGCCCCGGTGGCAGGACTCCGACGGCAGCGATCTGTGGGCGACCGAGGACGAGACCCGCGATCAGATCATCGGGTTCTACCGGCGCACGTGGGAACACTCGGACGCGACGATCAACGAGCTTCCCCTCGACGCCCCCGGCCACGTGCCGTGGTGGCCAGAGCCTTATGCCGACACGAACCTGTTCGCCGTCATGGTCCATGTCCTCGGCGAGTCCATCCGGCATGCCGGGCACGCCGATATCCTGCGCGAGGGCCTCGACGGCCGGACCGGGTTGCGCGCCGAACACGAGAAGCAGATCGACGAGGAAGCCCGTGCAGCCTACTGCGCGAAGATCGAGCTGGCCGCCAGGACGGCCGCACCAATCAAGGCTTAG